In Meiothermus sp. Pnk-1, one DNA window encodes the following:
- a CDS encoding carbohydrate ABC transporter permease yields MRRLSFADALLLGALGLNALGVILPLALMLISALKPTAEIFASPFALPKVWSLENFAKVWESGRFDLYFRNSVFITLGAELLILVFSAMAAYALGRFRFGLNNLLYVVFLIGLLFPAKLVLVPLFVQLKQMGLLDSHLGLILVYAAGGVPAAVFILTGFFRSLPADLESAARIDGASEWQVFARIMLPLVRPQLAIVAIYTAIPIWNDFLLPLAFLQNPALKTVPQGLSVFFGEFATDYGPLFAGLTLAALPLILLYLLLSEQFIKGLTAGATKG; encoded by the coding sequence ATGCGCCGTTTGAGCTTTGCCGATGCTCTATTGCTCGGGGCGCTTGGCCTGAATGCTTTGGGGGTGATCCTCCCGTTGGCCCTGATGCTGATCTCGGCCCTAAAGCCTACCGCGGAGATCTTCGCTTCGCCCTTTGCCTTGCCCAAGGTATGGAGCCTGGAGAACTTCGCCAAGGTTTGGGAGTCGGGCCGCTTCGACCTGTACTTTCGTAACTCGGTCTTCATCACCCTGGGGGCCGAGCTTCTAATCCTGGTCTTTAGCGCGATGGCCGCTTACGCCCTGGGGCGCTTTCGCTTCGGGCTCAACAACCTGCTGTACGTGGTCTTTCTGATAGGCCTGCTGTTCCCGGCCAAGCTGGTGCTGGTGCCGCTTTTCGTCCAACTCAAGCAGATGGGCCTCCTGGACTCGCACCTGGGGCTCATCCTGGTCTACGCAGCGGGGGGTGTTCCGGCAGCGGTCTTCATCCTCACCGGTTTTTTCCGCTCGCTCCCCGCCGACCTCGAGAGCGCCGCGCGGATCGACGGGGCTAGCGAGTGGCAGGTGTTTGCGCGGATCATGCTGCCTTTGGTACGGCCTCAGCTCGCCATCGTGGCCATCTACACCGCCATCCCCATCTGGAACGACTTCCTGCTGCCGCTGGCTTTTCTGCAAAATCCCGCCCTCAAGACCGTCCCCCAGGGCCTATCGGTCTTCTTTGGAGAGTTCGCCACCGACTACGGGCCGCTCTTCGCTGGGCTTACGCTGGCTGCGTTGCCGCTGATCCTCTTGTATTTGCTCCTCTCCGAGCAGTTCATCAAGGGGCTCACCGCCGGGGCCACCAAGGGCTAG
- a CDS encoding carbohydrate ABC transporter permease, with translation MRFQRNLWLTIFLAPALLLMLVFTVWPALNALSFSLYSWTSFNREGFVGLENFRKLLSFPFREAFLRAFSHNLSAFVGLMVIQNGVGLLLAYALWRQLPLFRFFRVTVFLPVILSLVVVGFLWLLFLDPLVGPITKMANALGVASFAPLGDPKYALLTLILVNAWRWVGFPTLVFLAGLNSIPEEYYEAARLDGATEGQVFRQVMLPLLAPAFTIVVILTFIGAMEWFELPYVMAGVSGNPGGATDTLGLMFYRLAFGAASEATSNVGVASAISVVLFVIVGAGSALGSLYLRRREVEG, from the coding sequence ATGCGCTTTCAACGGAACTTATGGCTGACCATCTTCCTGGCCCCGGCGCTTTTGCTGATGCTGGTCTTCACGGTCTGGCCGGCCCTCAACGCCTTGAGCTTTAGCCTGTACTCCTGGACCAGCTTCAACCGCGAGGGGTTTGTGGGGCTCGAGAACTTCCGCAAGCTCTTGAGCTTTCCCTTTCGCGAGGCCTTCCTCCGGGCTTTCTCCCACAACCTCTCGGCGTTTGTCGGGCTGATGGTGATCCAGAACGGGGTGGGGTTGCTGCTGGCTTACGCCTTATGGCGGCAACTGCCCCTATTTAGGTTCTTCCGGGTTACGGTGTTTTTGCCGGTGATTCTCTCGCTGGTGGTGGTGGGCTTTTTGTGGCTTCTCTTTCTCGACCCCCTGGTCGGTCCCATCACCAAGATGGCCAACGCCTTGGGGGTGGCGAGCTTCGCCCCGTTGGGGGACCCCAAGTACGCCCTTTTGACCTTAATTCTGGTGAACGCCTGGCGCTGGGTGGGCTTTCCCACCCTGGTGTTTTTGGCCGGATTGAACAGTATCCCCGAGGAGTACTACGAGGCCGCCCGCCTCGATGGGGCCACCGAGGGGCAGGTCTTCCGCCAGGTGATGCTCCCCCTCTTGGCTCCGGCTTTCACCATCGTCGTGATCCTGACCTTTATCGGGGCCATGGAGTGGTTCGAGTTGCCTTATGTGATGGCTGGGGTGAGCGGGAACCCCGGTGGGGCCACCGACACCTTGGGTTTGATGTTTTATCGGCTGGCCTTCGGAGCAGCCTCTGAAGCCACCTCCAATGTGGGGGTGGCCTCGGCCATCAGCGTGGTGCTCTTTGTGATCGTAGGGGCAGGGTCGGCGCTAGGCTCGCTCTACCTGCGCCGCCGGGAGGTGGAGGGCTGA
- a CDS encoding extracellular solute-binding protein, with translation MALRTLSKALAVGMVFLIPGTTLAQQVTLSFWSWRVEDKEFYDDIAKQFEKQTGIKVVFTPYKNTEYNTILSSALAAGSGPDIIHTRAYGGLAQLADAGYLLPIDAKQVPNLSKFPSSLLNAARGFKDDTRKKIYGVPFATQSLGFFYNKDLLSRAGIKELPETWPEFKAALAKIKAAGIVPLANGPKDGVSLEQIFGVIGPMFYGGTDYFRDVTSGKKTFVDEGFIKALEETAALKEFFPPNYAGIGYPEGRTLFTNGGAAFFVTGGFDIAFFRENNPKLNFGFMPAPPLTRGGRTYVPTFADGNYSINAKTKYPEAAIKFLNFLSTPEFGQQFTERLAQASAIPGTKAKDPVLAEIIEQTGYYGTPFLTLVGFRYATPTGTELIRSGLQRMILGQATGRQVAEEMTKGVATWFKPFQK, from the coding sequence ATGGCCTTACGAACACTTAGCAAAGCATTAGCGGTGGGGATGGTTTTTCTAATCCCGGGGACGACCCTGGCCCAGCAGGTCACGCTCAGCTTCTGGAGTTGGCGGGTCGAAGACAAGGAGTTCTACGACGATATCGCCAAGCAGTTCGAGAAGCAGACCGGGATCAAGGTAGTCTTCACCCCGTACAAAAACACCGAGTACAACACCATCCTTTCCTCGGCGCTGGCTGCGGGGAGTGGCCCTGACATCATCCACACCCGAGCCTACGGAGGGTTGGCCCAACTCGCGGACGCGGGCTACTTACTGCCCATTGACGCCAAGCAAGTACCCAACCTGAGCAAGTTTCCCTCGAGCCTCCTCAACGCCGCCCGTGGTTTCAAGGACGACACCCGCAAGAAGATCTACGGGGTGCCCTTCGCCACCCAGAGCCTGGGCTTCTTCTACAACAAAGACCTCCTGAGCCGGGCGGGGATCAAAGAGTTGCCGGAGACCTGGCCGGAGTTCAAGGCTGCGCTGGCCAAGATCAAAGCCGCTGGGATCGTTCCCCTGGCCAACGGTCCCAAAGACGGGGTCAGCCTCGAGCAGATCTTCGGGGTGATCGGACCCATGTTCTATGGCGGCACCGATTACTTCCGCGACGTGACCTCGGGAAAGAAAACCTTTGTGGACGAAGGCTTTATCAAAGCCCTGGAGGAGACCGCCGCGCTCAAGGAGTTCTTCCCACCCAACTACGCGGGCATCGGTTACCCCGAAGGCCGTACCCTCTTCACCAACGGCGGGGCCGCTTTCTTCGTGACCGGCGGCTTCGACATCGCCTTCTTCCGCGAGAACAACCCCAAGCTCAACTTTGGCTTTATGCCCGCCCCGCCCCTCACCCGCGGGGGCCGCACCTACGTCCCGACCTTTGCCGACGGGAACTACTCGATCAACGCCAAGACCAAGTACCCCGAGGCGGCCATCAAGTTCCTCAACTTCCTCTCCACCCCGGAGTTCGGCCAGCAGTTTACCGAGCGGCTAGCCCAGGCCTCGGCGATACCGGGGACCAAAGCCAAGGACCCGGTGCTGGCCGAGATCATCGAGCAGACCGGCTACTACGGCACCCCTTTCTTGACCCTGGTGGGCTTCCGTTACGCTACCCCTACCGGCACCGAACTCATTCGCAGCGGCCTGCAAAGGATGATCCTGGGCCAAGCCACGGGCCGCCAGGTCGCCGAGGAGATGACCAAGGGCGTGGCCACGTGGTTCAAACCATTCCAAAAGTAG
- a CDS encoding BadF/BadG/BcrA/BcrD ATPase family protein, translating to MTFVLGIDGGQTSTRAAVADLQGRVLARAQAGPWDDLSTEEKRQRCRGVLEELLRQIGAQLPLGAIRHAALGLTGAQRGPSAVESWMRERLPGVVSLAIHHDTQSNFRGADPYGNPGVLVIAGGGSIAWGLDGAGREAFAGGYGYLLGDAGSGYELGRQAVRAVLEASQRLAPDTRLTQALLAHLGLGQPWDLRLAFYDGRLERQRVAGLLPVVARVAGEGDRMAQHILREGGAALAGLAGAVMRQLEFWDPPVYPTGGVFRVDVLREAFIQALARLAPKAEVRLPRLEPLGGALVLALEQAGPIHPGQIASLEGALGYDT from the coding sequence GTGACGTTTGTTTTAGGAATCGACGGGGGACAGACCTCCACCCGGGCGGCGGTGGCTGACCTCCAGGGCCGGGTGTTGGCCCGAGCCCAGGCCGGGCCTTGGGATGACCTCTCCACCGAAGAAAAGCGCCAGCGCTGCCGGGGGGTGTTGGAGGAGCTGCTGCGGCAGATCGGCGCGCAGCTTCCGCTGGGGGCGATCCGCCACGCCGCCTTGGGCCTGACCGGGGCACAGCGAGGCCCTTCCGCCGTCGAGTCCTGGATGCGGGAACGCTTGCCCGGTGTGGTGAGCCTGGCTATTCACCACGACACCCAGAGCAATTTCCGGGGGGCCGACCCTTACGGCAACCCCGGGGTGTTGGTGATCGCCGGGGGCGGCTCGATCGCCTGGGGGCTAGATGGGGCGGGGCGGGAGGCCTTCGCAGGGGGCTATGGCTACCTTTTGGGCGACGCGGGAAGCGGTTATGAACTAGGGCGGCAGGCGGTGCGGGCGGTGCTCGAGGCCTCCCAACGGCTGGCCCCGGATACCCGGCTGACCCAGGCCCTGCTGGCCCACCTCGGCCTGGGCCAGCCCTGGGATTTGCGCCTGGCCTTTTACGATGGTCGTCTGGAGCGCCAGCGGGTGGCGGGGCTGTTGCCGGTGGTGGCCCGGGTCGCGGGGGAGGGCGATAGGATGGCGCAGCACATCCTGAGGGAAGGGGGAGCGGCGCTAGCGGGGCTGGCGGGGGCCGTTATGCGCCAGCTGGAGTTCTGGGACCCGCCGGTATACCCCACCGGGGGGGTCTTCCGGGTGGATGTGCTGCGGGAGGCGTTTATCCAAGCGCTTGCTCGGCTGGCCCCTAAGGCGGAGGTGCGGCTTCCCCGGCTCGAGCCCTTAGGGGGTGCCTTGGTGCTGGCGCTGGAACAGGCCGGACCGATTCATCCGGGTCAGATCGCCAGCCTCGAGGGCGCGTTGGGTTACGATACCTGA
- a CDS encoding N-acetylmannosamine-6-phosphate 2-epimerase encodes MHPTVAKLQHKLIVSCQARAGSPLYGPRFMAAMAKAAERGGAGGIRANGAEDIRAIRAVTQLPIIGIDKRLDPQGNVIITPDLESARRVVEAGADLVALSCAFYQRLNLPELHALIREIQAELGVPVMADCSTLEEGLWAAEAGADLLASTLSGYTPATQGLGQGPDLELVALLARQTSVPVVAEGRIWTPQEARAALEAGAYAVVVGTAITNPTEITRRFVEALP; translated from the coding sequence ATGCACCCTACGGTAGCCAAACTGCAGCACAAGCTGATCGTCTCCTGCCAGGCGAGGGCCGGTAGCCCCCTGTACGGCCCCCGCTTTATGGCGGCGATGGCCAAGGCCGCCGAGAGGGGCGGGGCAGGGGGGATACGGGCTAACGGGGCGGAGGACATCCGGGCCATCCGGGCCGTCACCCAACTCCCCATCATCGGAATTGACAAACGCCTGGACCCGCAGGGGAACGTGATCATCACCCCGGACCTGGAGTCCGCCCGCCGGGTCGTGGAGGCCGGGGCCGACTTGGTGGCCCTTTCCTGTGCTTTTTACCAACGGCTCAACCTTCCTGAGCTGCACGCCCTCATCCGGGAGATTCAAGCCGAGCTGGGGGTGCCGGTGATGGCCGACTGCTCCACGCTCGAGGAGGGGTTGTGGGCCGCCGAAGCCGGGGCCGACCTGCTGGCGAGCACCCTCTCGGGTTACACCCCCGCCACGCAAGGGCTAGGCCAAGGGCCAGATCTGGAGCTGGTAGCCCTCCTCGCCCGGCAGACCTCGGTTCCGGTGGTGGCAGAAGGGCGCATCTGGACCCCCCAGGAGGCCAGGGCCGCCCTCGAGGCCGGGGCGTATGCGGTGGTGGTCGGCACGGCCATCACCAACCCCACCGAGATCACCCGCCGCTTTGTAGAGGCGTTGCCGTGA
- a CDS encoding SIS domain-containing protein: MNVSETKMYREALQAPTVVERLLRENRSEVESLAGFLRRNPPPFALTVARGSSDHAALYGKYLIESLLGLVCSSAIPSATTVYGAHLSLHKALLLAVSQSGESPDLIEVARQARRGGALTVALVNQESSPLARSCEVVLPLWAGVEEAVAATKSYLAALAALAQLVAYWRDDRELQSALSQLPEALYQAAEADWSAGLEVLSETDNTLVVGRGYAFAVANELALKLKETSALHAEALSGAELLHGPVALVEPGFPLLALLPKDKPLPGMLSLLENLRGKGAHLLVASSEADALEFAHTPMPLSVRLHPVLDSVLIAQAFYPFAARLAVARGHNPDAPRNLSKVTRTR; the protein is encoded by the coding sequence ATGAACGTTAGCGAAACCAAGATGTACCGCGAAGCCTTACAAGCGCCCACGGTGGTGGAGCGTCTATTGCGCGAGAACCGCAGCGAGGTGGAGAGCCTGGCTGGCTTCCTGCGCCGTAACCCCCCGCCCTTTGCTCTCACCGTGGCTCGGGGTAGCTCCGACCACGCTGCCCTCTACGGCAAGTACTTGATCGAAAGCCTGTTGGGGCTGGTCTGCTCGAGCGCCATCCCCTCTGCCACCACCGTCTACGGCGCCCACCTGAGCCTCCATAAGGCCCTGCTGTTGGCGGTGTCGCAATCGGGAGAGAGCCCCGACCTGATCGAGGTAGCCCGCCAGGCCCGGCGCGGGGGAGCCCTTACCGTGGCCTTGGTGAACCAAGAATCCTCGCCGCTGGCTCGCTCGTGCGAGGTGGTGCTGCCCCTGTGGGCCGGAGTCGAGGAGGCGGTGGCCGCTACCAAAAGCTACCTGGCCGCCTTGGCCGCCTTGGCCCAACTGGTGGCGTATTGGCGCGACGATAGGGAGCTGCAAAGCGCGCTCAGCCAACTCCCCGAGGCCCTATACCAGGCTGCTGAGGCGGACTGGAGCGCGGGGCTCGAGGTCTTGAGCGAAACCGACAACACCCTGGTGGTCGGACGAGGCTATGCTTTCGCAGTAGCCAACGAGCTAGCCCTCAAACTCAAGGAGACCAGCGCCCTCCACGCCGAAGCCCTCTCGGGAGCCGAACTCCTGCACGGCCCGGTGGCCCTGGTAGAGCCGGGATTCCCGCTGCTGGCGCTTTTGCCCAAGGACAAGCCCCTGCCTGGCATGCTAAGCCTGTTGGAGAACCTGCGCGGGAAGGGGGCCCACCTGCTGGTGGCTTCCTCCGAGGCGGACGCCCTGGAGTTCGCCCACACCCCCATGCCGCTGTCCGTCCGGTTACATCCGGTCTTGGATTCGGTGCTTATCGCTCAGGCTTTTTACCCTTTCGCCGCCCGGCTGGCGGTGGCCCGAGGCCACAACCCCGACGCTCCCCGCAACCTCTCGAAGGTCACCCGGACACGCTGA
- the nagA gene encoding N-acetylglucosamine-6-phosphate deacetylase, whose translation MELSGTVITPQGPVAGRLSFGERVEGLEPMATAPEPRRFILPGFIDLHVHGGGGADTMEGEAAVRQLARFHAQHGTTTLLATTVTAPVEEIEAALRGARAVVERPAVDEAQVVGVHLEGPFISPRKLGAQPPYPLLPDLELVQRFCALAPIRIVTLAAELPGALELIRWLAGRGVRVQQGHTTATYAEALAAFEAGARGFTHLFNAMTPLVQREPGVVGLSLERARYAEVIGDGLHVHPAVLRGVLRAIPGLYVVTDAVAAAGMPEGEYRMGRHAVYRKGEGVYLADGALAGSSLTLDRALRNLVGWGLPLEEAAQRVSTLAAEYLGLEDRGRIAVGARADLVVLNAGLEVEEVYIRGERVR comes from the coding sequence ATGGAACTTTCCGGAACCGTCATCACCCCCCAGGGCCCTGTGGCCGGACGCCTCAGCTTCGGCGAGCGCGTCGAGGGGCTCGAGCCCATGGCCACCGCGCCGGAACCCCGGCGCTTTATCTTGCCTGGGTTCATTGACCTACACGTTCACGGCGGCGGCGGAGCGGACACGATGGAAGGCGAGGCGGCCGTTCGACAACTGGCCCGTTTTCACGCCCAGCACGGCACCACCACCCTGCTCGCCACCACCGTCACGGCCCCGGTGGAGGAGATTGAGGCGGCTTTACGAGGGGCTCGAGCGGTGGTCGAAAGGCCCGCTGTGGACGAGGCCCAGGTGGTGGGAGTACACCTGGAGGGCCCGTTTATCAGCCCCCGGAAGCTAGGGGCCCAGCCACCCTATCCGCTTCTGCCCGACCTCGAGCTCGTGCAGCGCTTTTGCGCACTGGCCCCGATCCGCATCGTCACCCTGGCCGCTGAGCTGCCGGGGGCGCTCGAGCTCATCCGCTGGCTTGCAGGGCGGGGGGTGCGGGTGCAGCAGGGCCATACCACCGCCACCTACGCCGAAGCCCTGGCCGCTTTCGAGGCGGGGGCCAGGGGCTTTACCCACCTCTTCAACGCCATGACTCCGCTGGTCCAGCGTGAGCCGGGGGTGGTGGGGCTGAGCCTCGAGCGGGCTCGCTATGCCGAGGTCATCGGCGACGGATTGCACGTTCATCCGGCGGTGCTGCGGGGCGTGTTGCGGGCCATCCCGGGGCTGTACGTGGTCACCGACGCGGTGGCCGCCGCCGGGATGCCCGAGGGGGAGTATCGCATGGGTCGTCACGCGGTCTACCGCAAGGGCGAGGGGGTCTACCTCGCCGACGGCGCCTTGGCCGGGAGCTCTCTTACCCTAGACCGCGCCCTGCGCAACCTGGTGGGTTGGGGCCTGCCCCTGGAAGAGGCGGCCCAGCGGGTCTCTACCCTGGCTGCCGAGTACCTGGGCCTCGAGGATCGGGGCCGCATCGCGGTGGGGGCTCGGGCCGACCTGGTGGTGTTGAACGCGGGGCTCGAGGTCGAGGAGGTCTACATCCGCGGGGAGCGGGTGCGTTGA
- a CDS encoding DUF4127 family protein has protein sequence MKRVLLLPCDTRPPTLELPHQLARVAGLELLSPPLEILNHLNRPGDTAGIAEWLREHAPAADVALVTLETLTLGGMIPARRVSDPLEAALGRLEVLREVKRDHPRLRLLAYGVIVRVAHDDDPLEEKPYYGRWGAALRRVSEWTDRVERGADRSELEAAISAVPREILEDWLATRERNHALHQAAIGLLQEGVLEHLCLTLDDTTPYGLAARDRRRLEARIDELNLWPKADVYPGADEVAAVLLARALVNASGRKPRIWVRYPSALAPHSVMLYEDRVLGELVKAHLRAAGCVAASSPEAADLILAVNAPSHRQAHRQPNLEAVDTANRHLPEFVGCIAEDLAAGRRVTVADVAYANGAEERFTRLLLDAVDVTRLAGYAAWNTAGNTLGSAIASGVCSLYGSDPLALAEAHLSRLVDDWLYQGRVRGEVREALGDPSPFDLGELKPRAEALVEARMAPLVEELWAWHFAPRLPGVRLERGPARLAWPRLFTGVFPLRLVREGRVI, from the coding sequence ATGAAGCGCGTACTGCTCCTGCCCTGTGACACCCGCCCCCCCACCCTCGAGCTGCCCCACCAGCTCGCGCGGGTGGCCGGCCTCGAGCTGCTCTCGCCCCCCCTGGAGATCCTCAACCACCTAAACCGCCCTGGCGACACCGCCGGGATCGCCGAATGGCTGCGCGAGCACGCCCCTGCCGCCGACGTGGCCCTCGTCACCCTCGAGACCCTCACCCTGGGCGGCATGATCCCGGCCCGCCGGGTCTCGGACCCGCTCGAGGCGGCGCTGGGGCGGCTGGAGGTGCTGCGCGAGGTGAAGCGGGACCACCCCCGGCTGCGCCTGCTGGCCTACGGCGTGATCGTGCGGGTGGCCCACGACGACGATCCGCTGGAGGAGAAGCCCTACTACGGCCGGTGGGGTGCGGCGCTGCGCCGGGTGTCGGAGTGGACCGACCGGGTGGAGCGGGGCGCGGATCGCTCGGAACTCGAGGCCGCGATTTCCGCAGTCCCAAGGGAGATTCTGGAGGACTGGCTCGCCACCCGCGAGCGCAACCACGCCCTGCACCAGGCGGCCATCGGCCTGCTGCAGGAGGGGGTGCTCGAGCACCTGTGCCTGACCCTGGACGACACCACTCCGTATGGTCTAGCGGCCAGGGATCGGCGGCGTTTGGAAGCCCGGATCGACGAGCTGAACCTGTGGCCGAAGGCCGACGTGTACCCCGGCGCCGACGAGGTGGCGGCGGTGCTGCTGGCGCGGGCTCTGGTCAACGCCTCGGGCCGCAAGCCCCGCATCTGGGTGCGCTACCCCTCGGCCCTGGCCCCTCACAGCGTGATGCTCTACGAGGACCGCGTGCTGGGCGAGTTGGTCAAGGCCCACCTGCGGGCGGCGGGCTGCGTGGCGGCCTCGAGCCCCGAGGCCGCCGACCTGATCCTGGCCGTCAACGCCCCTTCCCACCGGCAGGCCCACCGCCAGCCCAACCTCGAGGCGGTGGACACCGCCAACCGCCACCTGCCCGAGTTCGTGGGGTGCATCGCCGAAGACCTGGCCGCAGGCCGCCGGGTCACCGTGGCCGACGTGGCCTATGCCAACGGGGCCGAGGAGCGCTTCACCCGGCTGCTGCTGGATGCCGTGGACGTGACCCGCCTGGCCGGGTACGCCGCCTGGAACACGGCGGGGAACACGCTGGGCAGCGCCATCGCCTCTGGGGTTTGCTCCCTCTACGGGAGCGACCCCCTGGCCCTGGCCGAGGCTCACCTCTCGCGGCTCGTCGATGACTGGCTCTACCAAGGCCGGGTACGCGGCGAGGTGCGCGAAGCGCTCGGTGACCCCAGCCCCTTCGACTTGGGCGAGCTCAAGCCCCGCGCCGAGGCCCTGGTCGAGGCCCGCATGGCCCCCCTGGTCGAGGAGCTGTGGGCGTGGCACTTCGCCCCACGGCTGCCGGGGGTGCGGCTCGAGCGCGGGCCAGCCAGGCTAGCCTGGCCCCGCTTGTTCACCGGGGTGTTCCCCCTGCGCCTGGTGCGGGAGGGGCGCGTAATCTAA
- a CDS encoding carbohydrate ABC transporter permease: MNERGGFPTTLHARAEAAGLRRRAAWRKGVGFALTYLILLAILAFAVFPFLWTLAISLTDKKAAGISIYDLPRSLFPPAVTLGNFVEVFEKLKLGKYLLNSLIITGLTVAGTLIVSALAAYPLARLRFPGKNLIFAAILSTLVLPTETSFIVNVLTLNKLHLLGTYWGVVLPTVATAFGIFLMRQAYLAIPGTLLEAARIDGASETQILWRIMIPLSRPSLTALGIFTLVSTWNAYFWPSVALLTNEELLPLSVAILKLKGQFNYDTFNVAAGAVLMMIPVLLVFLLAQRLFMRGLEGAVKG; this comes from the coding sequence ATGAACGAACGAGGAGGCTTCCCGACCACCCTCCACGCCCGAGCAGAGGCCGCGGGGCTGCGCCGCCGGGCGGCGTGGCGCAAAGGGGTGGGCTTCGCTTTGACCTACCTGATCCTGCTGGCCATCCTGGCCTTTGCGGTTTTCCCTTTCCTGTGGACCCTGGCGATCTCCCTCACCGACAAAAAAGCAGCCGGGATCAGCATCTACGACCTTCCCCGTAGCCTCTTCCCGCCCGCCGTCACCCTGGGCAACTTCGTCGAGGTCTTCGAAAAGCTCAAGCTGGGCAAGTATTTGCTAAACTCGCTGATCATCACCGGGCTCACCGTGGCGGGAACCCTGATCGTCTCGGCCCTGGCCGCTTATCCGCTGGCCCGGCTGCGCTTTCCCGGGAAGAACCTCATCTTCGCTGCGATCCTCTCCACCTTGGTCTTGCCCACCGAGACCTCGTTTATCGTCAACGTGTTGACCCTCAACAAGCTGCACCTGCTGGGCACCTACTGGGGGGTGGTGCTGCCCACGGTGGCAACCGCCTTCGGCATCTTTCTCATGCGCCAGGCCTACCTAGCCATCCCCGGTACCCTTCTGGAGGCCGCCCGGATTGACGGGGCCAGCGAGACGCAGATCCTATGGCGGATCATGATTCCGCTCTCGAGGCCCTCGCTCACCGCTTTGGGCATCTTTACCCTGGTCAGTACCTGGAACGCTTATTTTTGGCCCTCGGTAGCCTTGCTCACCAACGAGGAGTTGTTGCCGCTGTCGGTGGCGATCCTCAAGCTCAAGGGACAGTTCAACTACGACACCTTCAACGTAGCGGCAGGGGCTGTGCTGATGATGATCCCGGTGCTGCTGGTCTTCCTCCTGGCCCAGCGGCTTTTTATGCGCGGGCTCGAGGGGGCGGTAAAGGGGTAG
- a CDS encoding carbohydrate ABC transporter permease: MKRQAWTTTLAAYAFLAPALVLMGLFTFYPVLYGAYLGFTEYTAANLGSGAPPRWVGGQNFALVLRDPLFQTGIVNSLKYLLVVPVLQIASLAVAVLVNRKLPFIALFRAGYYIPVITSISLAAVMWEWVFQKDGLLNWSLRLVGFFNQGGQFNWLLNEHTALWAIMLVTFWRGFGYYMVLYLAGLQAIPGELEEAATLDGASPWQRFWRITVPLMRPTLLLCSLLSTIAAIRVLEEILVFTGGTGGPLNSTYTALLYVYNKSLGLDFNYGVASAAGLLIALVGFGLSYLNFRITREDRGER, from the coding sequence ATGAAACGCCAAGCCTGGACAACCACCCTCGCAGCCTACGCTTTCCTAGCCCCGGCGTTGGTGCTGATGGGGCTATTCACCTTTTATCCGGTACTCTACGGAGCTTACCTGGGGTTCACCGAGTACACCGCCGCCAACCTGGGCTCGGGGGCGCCGCCCCGTTGGGTGGGCGGGCAGAACTTCGCCCTGGTCTTGCGCGACCCGCTGTTTCAGACCGGGATTGTGAACTCGCTCAAATACTTGCTGGTGGTGCCGGTTTTGCAGATCGCTTCCTTGGCGGTGGCGGTGTTGGTGAACCGAAAGCTGCCCTTCATAGCCTTGTTCCGCGCGGGCTACTACATCCCGGTCATTACCTCGATCTCGCTGGCGGCGGTGATGTGGGAGTGGGTTTTCCAGAAGGACGGCTTGCTCAACTGGTCGCTGCGGCTAGTTGGCTTTTTCAACCAGGGTGGGCAGTTCAACTGGCTCTTGAACGAGCACACGGCCCTTTGGGCGATCATGCTGGTGACCTTCTGGCGCGGCTTTGGCTACTACATGGTGCTCTATTTGGCCGGGCTGCAGGCCATCCCCGGCGAGCTCGAGGAGGCCGCCACCCTCGACGGGGCCAGCCCTTGGCAGCGTTTTTGGCGGATCACCGTCCCGCTGATGCGCCCCACCCTCCTCTTGTGCAGCCTGCTCTCGACCATCGCAGCGATCCGGGTGCTCGAGGAGATTCTGGTCTTTACCGGGGGCACCGGCGGCCCGCTCAACAGCACCTACACCGCCTTGCTCTACGTCTACAACAAGAGCCTGGGGCTGGACTTCAACTACGGGGTGGCCAGCGCGGCGGGGCTGCTCATCGCATTGGTAGGCTTCGGGCTCAGCTACCTTAACTTTCGCATCACCCGCGAGGATCGAGGAGAGCGATGA